AGGCGTCGGGCATCAGGATGACGTCACTGACCGCGAAGTGCTGCCAGTCGTGGTTGCGCGCGCTCCAGCGTTCGCGGGGCGGTGGCGGTTGGTCCGGATCGCCCTTGAGCCAGCGCCGCACCGCGTAGTTGTAGAACTGTTTGCACCACAGCAGCCCGGCGAAGGCCTGCCGCTGGACCAGCCGTTCGTCGTCGCTCAGGTCCGGTGCCGCGACCTGGTGATAGAACTCGTCGGCCTCCCGTTTGCGGTCCGCCAGCACCGCATCGGCGTACTCGGGTGGCCGAACGGTGTCCGTGGTCGCGAAACGAACCGTGACGGTGCAGCTTTCACCGGGCTGCACGGTGGTCGAGACGATCGCGGCAGCCTTGCTGCCCGCCGCGTGGTCGACGGCGCCGGCAATGCCGTCGACCAGGTAGTCGTTGATACCGTCCTTGGTGGTGGCCGAGTCATTCGCGGAGGAGAACAGCAGGCGGTTGTTGGTCTCGTTCTCACAGAACACCAATCGCGGAGCGTCCCCGCAGGAGGTGGTGACCGTGTACCACCGGTGCCCGAGCTTGGGGTGCAAGGTGCGCGCCGCTCCGTCGCCGCAGGCGGTGATCCGCGGCCGCTCCTGGTTGGGATCCCATGACCAGGTGTTGCGGTACCACAGCTGCGGCAGTATGTGGATCTCGGCGGCGTCCGGTCCGCGGTTGGTCACCGTGATGCGGCAGTAGACGTCCTCCGGGCCGTCCTTGGCGTAGACCACCTCGACGTCGAAATAGCGCTGTTGCAGCCATTGTTCGCGCAACGCCTCGAACAGTTCGTATTCGTCGTCGTCCGGTCCGCGGTGCTGATTCGTGCGCAGCAGATCGTCGTAGGGGAAGGTGGCCTGCGGGTATTTGTAGACCAGGGACGCATAGGCGTGGGTGGGCAGGTTGTCGGTGTAGAACCAGTAGTCCTTGACGTCCTCGCCGTGATTGCCCTCCTCGTTGGCCACCCCGTAGGGCCGTTCTTTGAGGATGCGGTCGTGGCCGTTCCACAGCGCGACGCCCAGACAGATGGTCTGCTCGTCGTCACACCAGCCCGCCAGCCCGTCCTCACTCCAGCGGTAGGCCCGGCTGCGGGCGTGGTCGAACGGAAAGTACGCCCAGGCATCGCCGTCGGCGCTGTAGTCCTCTCGCACGCTGCCCCAGGCACGCTCGCTCAGGTACGTTCCCCAGCGGCGCCACGGCGCCGCCCCGGCCTCCGCCTCGTCGAGGCGGATCTGCTCGGCCGTGCTCACTGTTGCGCTGGCAGCCAGGGCTGACGCCAGGCGGGGTATCCGGCAACCAGCGCGTCGGCTCCCGGCGGTCCCCACGAGCCCGGCTGGTAGATCTCCACCGGCGGTGGTGATTCCAGCAGCGGTTCGACGATCCGCCAGGTCTCCTCCACGCCGTCTTCCCGGATGAACTGGCTCGAGTCGCCGTGCATGGCGTCTCCCAGCAGTCGCTCGTAAGGTTCTGGGGCTGCCGCCATTTCGTCGGCGAACACCAGACAGAGGTTGACGGCGCGGCTGGCGTCGACGCCGGATTCTTTGGCCTGGAGCACCAGGTCGACGCCGGGGTTGGGGTCGATTCGGAAGATCAGCTCGTTCTGCTCGTCGATCTTGGGCAGGAACGGCAGTTCCGGCGGCCGCTTGAAGATCACCCGAATCTCGGTGGCGCGCACCGGAAGAGCCTTGCCGGCCCGGATGAAGAACGGCACGCCCGACCAGCGCCAGTTGTCGATGTAGAGCTTCAGCGCGGTGAACGTCTCGGTCTGCGAATGGGGCGCGACACCGTCGATCTCGAGGTATCCGGCGTACTGGCCGCGCACATAGTGCTCGGGGTCGGCGGGACGGATGGACTTGAACAGCTCGACCCGCTTGTCCCGGAACCCGTCCGGGCCACCACTGGACGGCTCGGAGGCGATCAGCCCGATCAACTGCAGCAGATGGTTCTGCACGACGTCGCGCAATGCCCCGACCGGATCGTAGAAGTGGCCGCGATCCTCCACGCCGAAGTTCTCCGCCATTGTGATCTGCACGGCCGCGATCCGGTCGCGATTCCACAGCGGCTCGATGATCGAATTGGAGAACCGGATGTAGCGGATGTCCATCGCCGGTTCTTTGCCGAGGAAGTGGTCGATGCGATAGATCTGCCACTCCTGCAGGTGGGCGCTGAGCTGATCGTTGAGGGCCTTCGCCGACGAAAGGTCATGTCCGAACGGCTTTTCCACCACCACCCGGGCGTTGTCGGTCAGGCCGGCACCGGCGAGGCCGTCCACCACCCGCCCGAACAGCGACGGCGGTATCTCCAAATAGAAGACCGGATCGGTACGTCCCTTGATGGCCTCGGCCACCTTGCTGTAGGTCGCCGCATCGGCGAAGTCGCCGGACACCATCGACAGCCGGGCCGCGAATCGGGCGAACACCTGGTCGTCCACCGCCTCGCCGGTGGCCTCGATCGCGGCGCGGGCGTGCTCACGCAGGGTGTCGGCGGACCAGTCGTCCAGCGCGACTCCGACGATCGGGCACTCGAGCAGGCCGCGCCGCTCCAAGCGGTACAGCGACCGGAACGTCATCTTCCTGGCCAAGTCGCCGGTGATGCCGAAGATCACCAAAACATCTGCGGCAGTTCCGCTTCGAGCGGACATCACTTCTTCTCCGCGTGGCCGCCGAATTCGCTGCGCATCGCCGAGCAGATCTGGTCGGTGAACTCGCCGAGCTGGCGGGACTGGAAGCGTTCATACAGCGCGGTGGTGATGACCGGGGCGGGGATGCCTTCGTCCACCGCGGCCAGCACCGTCCACCGTCCCTCCCCGGAATCCGATACCCGCCCGGAGAACTGGTCGAGGTCGGGCGACGCGGCGAATGCGTCCGCGATCAGGTCCACCAGCCAGGATCCGACCACCGATCCGCGACGCCAGACTTCGGCGACCTCGCCGACGTTGATGTCGTACTGATAGGCCCACGGGTCGCGCAGGGGAGTGGTCTCGGCGTCGGCCTGTCGATCCACTGTGCCAGCGTTGGCGTGCTTGATGATGCTCAGCCCTTCGGCGATCGCGGCCATCATCCCGTACTCGACACCGTTGTGAACCATCTTCACGAAGTGTCCGGCGCCTACTGGGCCGCAGTGCAGGTAGCCCTCGGGGGCGGTCCCCGGAGCGTTTGCGGGCCGGCTCGGGGTGGGCTCAGCCGTGCCTACGCCCGGGGCGATGGTCTTGAAGATCGGATCGAGGCGATCGACCACGTCGGTCTCGCCGCCGATCATCAGGCAGTAGCCGCGGTCCAGCCCCCAGACTCCGCCGCTGGTGCCGCAATCGACGTAATGCAGGCCACTTTCGGCGAGCTTGTGCGCCCGGGTGATGTCGTCGCGGTAGTACGAGTTGCCGCCATCGATGACGGTGTCCCCGGATGAGAGCAGCGGGACGAGCGCGTCGAGGGTCTCCTCGACGATCGCGGCGGGCAGCATCAGCCAGATTGCGCGCGGGCCGTCGAGCTTTGCGACGAAATCCTCGAGGCTGGCCGCTCCGGTGGCGCCTTCGCCTTCCAGCTCGCTGACCGCGGCGGGGTTCACGTCATAGACGACGCACGTGTGTCCGCCCCGCATCAACCGGCGAACCAGATTCGCGCCCATACGTCCCAGACCGACCATGCCGAGTTGCATGACGCCACCCTAGTGACCCAGCGCAGCAAACTCGCCGGATTCGAAGTCACGGCCTGGTACATGGCACAATCGTGGGCGTGCGAGCGGTGTTATGGGACATGGACGGCACTCTCGTCGACTCCGAAAAGCTCTGGGACGTCGCGATCAACGAGCTGTACAACCGCCACGGCCGGGTGTTGTCACCGGAGGTTCGCGACGCCACGGTCGGCGGCTCGGCCGACGGGGTGATCCGGATCGTGTTCGCCGACCTCGGTCTGGATCCGCACCCGGGCCACATGGCCGAGGTCGCCGACTGGATGCACGAGTACGTCGGAGAATTGTTTTCGACCGGGCTGCCGTGGTGTCCGGGCGCCCGGGAACTGCTCGACGCGCTGCGGGCCGCCGACGTACCGATGGCGCTGGTGACCAACACTCGTCGGGACCTGACCGAGAATGCGCTGAATAGCATTGGCAGGCATTATTTTTCGGCCACGGTGTGCGGCGACGAGGTGCCCGAGGGCAAGCCCGCGCCGGACATCTACCTGCGCGCCGCCGAGCTACTCGGGTTCGCGACCGGGCAGTGTCTGGCCATCGAGGACTCGGTCACCGGCACCGCCGCCGCCGAAGACGCCGGCTGCCCGGTGCTCGTGGTGCCCAACGAAGTCGACGTGCCCGCCACCCCTGGCCGACAGCACGTTTCATCGCTCGCGGGGCTGGGCATCCCGCAGCTGCGTCAGATCTATACGGACCTGCGGCTGGGGCTGGGCGAACGCTCGGCGTGAACGGCTGACCGATATCTGCGTGCTGCGGCTGCGACTGTGCAATCGTAGTTGTGATCAGGATCGCAGTGCTGCGGAAAGGACGCCTCATGGCCGGCCAGGGACCCACCAGCGACGAACCCACAGGACTCGAGGACGCTGACTTCTCCTCGGGTGGCACGGCGGTCCGGATAGCCTCGGTCGCCGCCCTGGGCGGCCTGCTCTTCGGCTACGACAGCGCCGTCATCAACGGTGCGGTCGACTCGATCCAGTCGGACTTCGGCATCGGTAACACCGAACTCGGCTTCGCCGTCGCGTCGGCGTTGCTCGGCGCCGCGGCCGGTGCGATGTCCGCGGGCCGGATCGCCGACCGCATCGGCCGGATCTCGGTCATGAAGATCGCGGCGGTGTTCTTCCTCGTCAGCGCCATCGGCACCGGGCTCGCACCGAATGTCGTGACAGTTGTCATCTTCCGGATCGTCGGCGGCATCGGCGTCGGCATCGCCTCGGTGATCGCGCCGGCCTACATCGCCGAGACCTCTCCGCCGCGCATTCGTGGCCGGCTCGGCTCACTACAACAGCTCGCCATCGTCTCCGGCATCTTCCTGTCGTTCGTGGTGAACTGGCTCCTCCAGCACGCGGCCGGCGGCCCGAACAAGGAACTGTGGCTGCACCTCGACGCCTGGCGATGGATGTTCCTGGCGATGGCCATCCCCGCGGTGCTGTACGGAGCGTTGGCGTTCACCATCCCGGAGTCGCCGCGGTATCTGGTGGCCAGTCACAAGATTCCCGAGGCGCGCCGGGTGCTGAGCATGCTGCTGGGTGAGAAGAACCTCGAGATCACCATCAGCCGCATCCGCGAGACCCTGGAGCGGGAGGACAAGCCCTCGTGGCGGGACCTTCGCAAGCCCAGCGGTGGGCTCTACGGCATCGTCTGGGTCGGCCTGGGGCTGTCGATCTTCCAACAGTTCGTCGGCATCAACGTGATCTTCTACTACTCGAATGTGCTGTGGCAGGCCGTCGGATTCGACGCCGACCAGTCGGCCATCTACACCGTGATCACGTCGGTGGTGAACGTGGCGACCACGCTGATCGCGATCGCGCTGATCGACAAGATCGGGCGCAAGCCGCTGTTGTTGATCGGCTCTTCCGGGATGGCGGTCACCTTGATCACGATGGCGATCATCTTCGCCAACGCGACTCTGGTCGACGGCAAGCCGAACCTGCCGGGTGCCTCCGGGGTCATCGCGTTGATCGCCGCGAACCTCTTCGTGGTCGCGTTCGGCATGTCCTGGGGGCCGGTCGTCTGGGTGCTGCTGGGTGAGATGTTCCCGAACCGCATCCGTGCGGCCGCACTCGGCCTGGCGGCGGCGGGTCAGTGGGCGGCGAACTGGTTGATCACGGTCACGTTCCCCGGCCTGCGTGAGCACCTGGGCCTGGCGTACGGCTTCTACGGGCTGTGCGCGATCCTCTCGGGGCTGTTCGTGTGGAAGTGGGTCATGGAGACCAAGGGCGTCTCGCTCGAGGACATGCACGCTGAAGTCCTGCACGAGGACAAGTCGGCGCGCTCCGGCTAGCCGAGGTCAGGGGACGTCGGTGTACTGCCAGCTCGCCCCGGTGTTGGAGAAGGTGAAGCCCTTGCCGGTCTGTTCGCTCAGGCAGGAGATGCCGGTCTGCTGTTGAATATTGCAGCGGAATCCGGCAGCCGCGAGAATCTTGTTGAACGGCAACGTCTTCGGCACACCCGACGGCTGGGTGAACTGGTCGGCCGGTATCCGGGCGAACTGGGGGTCGTCTTGGGTGTAGACCACGACCGAGTTGGGTGCCGCGCTTTGCCCGTCGGCGTCGGTCACCGTGTCCGGCGCACCGGTCACCCCGATGCGGCCGGTTCCCGAGCTCGACTGGCAGCCGGCCCAGGTGCGGGGGACGATCACGCAGCGCCAGCTGCCGCTCGGGCTGGTGAAGTAGTAGCCCGAGTGGTCGTCGTCGGTCCGGGTGTAGAAGTCGAATGCGTTGACCAGTTTGTCATTGCTGGGTCGCGCTGAACTGGTGGCTGCCGGTGGTGGAGCCGTTTGCTCACTGGTCTCTTTGGTGGTGACGATCGGGTTGGAACAGCCGGCCAGGGCCACGACGGCGGCGCCCAGGACGAACAGTGGCCGGGATACTCGCACGAGACGCCAGCCTAGTGGCCGACCGGAAACCGCCGTGACGGCGGCTGCACCCGCATGGAACAATCGCAGGCCGTGAAGACCTTCGAGGAACTGTTCGCCGAACTGGGGGAGCGCGCCCGCACCCGACCGGCGGGCAGCGCCACCGTCGCCGCGCTGGACGCCGGTGTGCACACCCTCGGCAAGAAGATCCTCGAAGAGGCCGGCGAGGTATGGCTGGCCGCCGAGCACGAATCCGACGAGGCGCTGGCCGAGGAGATCAGCCAGTTGTTCTACTGGGCGCAGGTGCTGATGGTGGCCCGTGGCCTGACCCTCGATGACGTCTACTCCAAGCTCTAGGTGGCTGCCATGTTGCGCGTTGCGGTACCCAACAAGGGCGCACTGTCCGAATCCGCCGCCGAGATCCTGTCCGAGGCCGGCTACCGGCGGCGCACCGACCCCAAGGACCTCACCGTCATCGACCCGGCCAACGGCGTCGAGTTCTTCTTCCTGCGGCCCAAGGACATCGCGATCTACGTCGGCTCGGGACAGCTCGACTTCGGGATCACCGGCCGTGATCTGGCTGCCGAATCCGACGCCCCGGTGACCGAGCGGCTGGCGCTGGGCTTCGGCTCATCCAGCTTCCGCTACGCCGCACCGGCCGGGCGGGAATGGACGGTGGCCGACCTGGCGGGCAAGCGCATCGCCACCGCCTACCCGAACCTGGTCCGAAAAGACTTGGCGAGCAAGGGAATCGAGGCGACCGTCATCCGCCTCGATGGGGCGGTCGAGATCTCGATACAGCTCGGCGTGGCTGACGCGATCGCCGACGTGGTCGGTTCGGGCCGGACCCTGCGGCTGCACGATCTGGTGGCTTTCGGTGAGACGCTGTGCGATTCGGAAGCGGTGCTGATCGAACAGGCCGGCAATGGTGACGGCCCCAACCGCGCCGCCCGCGACCAACTGGCGGCCCGCGTCCAGGGCGTGGTGTTCGGCCAGCAGTACCTGATGCTCGACTACGACTGCCCGCGTTCGGTGCTCGAGCGTGCCACCGCGGTCACCCCCGGCCTGGAGTCACCCACCATCGCGCCGCTGGCCGACCCGGACTGGGTGGCGGTGCGTGCCCTGGTCCCGCGTCGCGACGTGAACGCGATCATGGACGAGCTTGCCGCCATCGGCGCCAAGGCGATTCTGGCCTCCGACATCAGGTTCTGCCGCTTCTGAGGTTGGCCCGGCCAGGCGGGCGGCTGCGTGTTAGCGTCCCTTTAGTTGCCACCGGCCCGAAGGACCGCCATGACGCACGTTCTCGTTCTGTTGCTGGCCCTACTGATCGGCGTGGTCGCCGGACTGCGCGCGATGACCGCCCCCGCGGTCGTGGCGTGGGGTGCGTTTCTCGGGTGGATCGATGTCACCGGCAAATGGTCGGAGTGGGTGGGCAGCTGGATCACCGTGGCCGTGCTGACGGTCCTGTTGTTCGTCGAACTCGTCACCGATCAGCTACCGAAGACGCCCAGCCGCAAGACCACACCGCAGTTTCTGACCCGCCTGCTCACCGGTGCGTTCGCCGGCGCGGTGATCGGCAGCGCCTTCTTCCACACGTTCAGTTCCGTGGGCGCCGGCATCATCGGCGCCGTACTGGGCACCCTCGGTGGCTACGAGGCACGCTCACGCCTCGTCGCGGCCAACGGGGGTCGTGATCTTCCGGTCGCGATCGCCGAGGACGTGCTCGCGGTGGGCGGTGGCTTCCTGGTTGCCTATCTGGTCAGTCTTCTGTGACAGCCCACTACGACGCGATCATCGTCGGCGCCGGACAGGCCGGTCCGCCGTTGGCCGGGCGGCTGACGGACGCCGGCCAGACCGTCGCGGTGATCGAACGCAAACTCGTCGGCGGAACGTGCGTCAACTCCGGCTGCATACCGACCAAGACCCTGGTCGCCAGCGCGCACACCGCCCACACCGCACGCCGCGGTGCTGACTACGGGGTGTCCACCGGCGAAGTGTCGGTCGATATGGCAAAAGTCAAGGCGCGCAAGGACGGAATCGTGCTCGGCGACCGCAGTGGCGTCGAATCGTGGATCGAGGGCATGCCGGGCTGCACGCTGATCCGCGGCCACGCCCGCTTCGAGGACCCGCACACCATTCGCGTCGGTGACGATGTCCTGACAGCCGACCGGATCTTCCTCAACGTCGGCGGCCGGGCGGTGGTGCCCGAGCTGCCGGGACTGTCCGGCATCGATTACCTGACCAATGTCGGCATCCTGGAACTCGACACGATTCCCGAACACCTGGTGATCGTCGGCGGTAGCTACATCGGGCTGGAGTTCGCCCAGATGTACCGGCGGTTCGGCGCTCGTGTCACCGTGCTCGAGCGGGGGCCGCGGCTCACGCCGCGCGAGGACGAGGATGTCTCGGCGGCCATCGAGGACATCCTCACCGCCGAGGGCATCACGGTCGTCACCGGCGCATCCGATCTGCGATTCATCAAGCGCGACAACGGTTTCGAGGTGATTCCGTACGACGGGGCGAAGCCCATCGCCGGGTCACACCTATTGGTGGCCGTGGGCCGCCAGCCCAACACCGATGACCTGGGCTTGGACCGGGCCGGTGTCGAGGTCGACGGCCGGGGCTACATCGTCGTCGACGACCAACTTCGCACCAGCGCCGAGC
This is a stretch of genomic DNA from Mycobacterium sp. ELW1. It encodes these proteins:
- the hisG gene encoding ATP phosphoribosyltransferase, whose translation is MLRVAVPNKGALSESAAEILSEAGYRRRTDPKDLTVIDPANGVEFFFLRPKDIAIYVGSGQLDFGITGRDLAAESDAPVTERLALGFGSSSFRYAAPAGREWTVADLAGKRIATAYPNLVRKDLASKGIEATVIRLDGAVEISIQLGVADAIADVVGSGRTLRLHDLVAFGETLCDSEAVLIEQAGNGDGPNRAARDQLAARVQGVVFGQQYLMLDYDCPRSVLERATAVTPGLESPTIAPLADPDWVAVRALVPRRDVNAIMDELAAIGAKAILASDIRFCRF
- a CDS encoding HAD family phosphatase gives rise to the protein MRAVLWDMDGTLVDSEKLWDVAINELYNRHGRVLSPEVRDATVGGSADGVIRIVFADLGLDPHPGHMAEVADWMHEYVGELFSTGLPWCPGARELLDALRAADVPMALVTNTRRDLTENALNSIGRHYFSATVCGDEVPEGKPAPDIYLRAAELLGFATGQCLAIEDSVTGTAAAEDAGCPVLVVPNEVDVPATPGRQHVSSLAGLGIPQLRQIYTDLRLGLGERSA
- a CDS encoding sugar porter family MFS transporter — its product is MAGQGPTSDEPTGLEDADFSSGGTAVRIASVAALGGLLFGYDSAVINGAVDSIQSDFGIGNTELGFAVASALLGAAAGAMSAGRIADRIGRISVMKIAAVFFLVSAIGTGLAPNVVTVVIFRIVGGIGVGIASVIAPAYIAETSPPRIRGRLGSLQQLAIVSGIFLSFVVNWLLQHAAGGPNKELWLHLDAWRWMFLAMAIPAVLYGALAFTIPESPRYLVASHKIPEARRVLSMLLGEKNLEITISRIRETLEREDKPSWRDLRKPSGGLYGIVWVGLGLSIFQQFVGINVIFYYSNVLWQAVGFDADQSAIYTVITSVVNVATTLIAIALIDKIGRKPLLLIGSSGMAVTLITMAIIFANATLVDGKPNLPGASGVIALIAANLFVVAFGMSWGPVVWVLLGEMFPNRIRAAALGLAAAGQWAANWLITVTFPGLREHLGLAYGFYGLCAILSGLFVWKWVMETKGVSLEDMHAEVLHEDKSARSG
- the zwf gene encoding glucose-6-phosphate dehydrogenase, whose product is MSARSGTAADVLVIFGITGDLARKMTFRSLYRLERRGLLECPIVGVALDDWSADTLREHARAAIEATGEAVDDQVFARFAARLSMVSGDFADAATYSKVAEAIKGRTDPVFYLEIPPSLFGRVVDGLAGAGLTDNARVVVEKPFGHDLSSAKALNDQLSAHLQEWQIYRIDHFLGKEPAMDIRYIRFSNSIIEPLWNRDRIAAVQITMAENFGVEDRGHFYDPVGALRDVVQNHLLQLIGLIASEPSSGGPDGFRDKRVELFKSIRPADPEHYVRGQYAGYLEIDGVAPHSQTETFTALKLYIDNWRWSGVPFFIRAGKALPVRATEIRVIFKRPPELPFLPKIDEQNELIFRIDPNPGVDLVLQAKESGVDASRAVNLCLVFADEMAAAPEPYERLLGDAMHGDSSQFIREDGVEETWRIVEPLLESPPPVEIYQPGSWGPPGADALVAGYPAWRQPWLPAQQ
- a CDS encoding DUF4126 family protein; amino-acid sequence: MTHVLVLLLALLIGVVAGLRAMTAPAVVAWGAFLGWIDVTGKWSEWVGSWITVAVLTVLLFVELVTDQLPKTPSRKTTPQFLTRLLTGAFAGAVIGSAFFHTFSSVGAGIIGAVLGTLGGYEARSRLVAANGGRDLPVAIAEDVLAVGGGFLVAYLVSLL
- a CDS encoding FAD-containing oxidoreductase encodes the protein MTAHYDAIIVGAGQAGPPLAGRLTDAGQTVAVIERKLVGGTCVNSGCIPTKTLVASAHTAHTARRGADYGVSTGEVSVDMAKVKARKDGIVLGDRSGVESWIEGMPGCTLIRGHARFEDPHTIRVGDDVLTADRIFLNVGGRAVVPELPGLSGIDYLTNVGILELDTIPEHLVIVGGSYIGLEFAQMYRRFGARVTVLERGPRLTPREDEDVSAAIEDILTAEGITVVTGASDLRFIKRDNGFEVIPYDGAKPIAGSHLLVAVGRQPNTDDLGLDRAGVEVDGRGYIVVDDQLRTSAEHIWAMGDCNGKGAFTHTSYNDFEIVAANLLDDDPRRVSDRVPTYALYIDPPLGRAGMTVDQVRKSGRRALVGRRPMTRVGRAVEKGETQGFMQIVVDADTEEILGAAVLGVGGDEVIHSILDIMSANKPYTTISRTMHIHPTVSELVPTMLQEMTPLT
- a CDS encoding phosphoribosyl-ATP diphosphatase, with protein sequence MEQSQAVKTFEELFAELGERARTRPAGSATVAALDAGVHTLGKKILEEAGEVWLAAEHESDEALAEEISQLFYWAQVLMVARGLTLDDVYSKL
- the gnd gene encoding phosphogluconate dehydrogenase (NAD(+)-dependent, decarboxylating), giving the protein MQLGMVGLGRMGANLVRRLMRGGHTCVVYDVNPAAVSELEGEGATGAASLEDFVAKLDGPRAIWLMLPAAIVEETLDALVPLLSSGDTVIDGGNSYYRDDITRAHKLAESGLHYVDCGTSGGVWGLDRGYCLMIGGETDVVDRLDPIFKTIAPGVGTAEPTPSRPANAPGTAPEGYLHCGPVGAGHFVKMVHNGVEYGMMAAIAEGLSIIKHANAGTVDRQADAETTPLRDPWAYQYDINVGEVAEVWRRGSVVGSWLVDLIADAFAASPDLDQFSGRVSDSGEGRWTVLAAVDEGIPAPVITTALYERFQSRQLGEFTDQICSAMRSEFGGHAEKK